The following are encoded in a window of Lactobacillus intestinalis genomic DNA:
- a CDS encoding transcriptional regulator — protein MKINEALKKERLAQHKTQARWIKDINMSVSHYSEIESGYVRNGVSSDIDSEDLILLLKSNHVNINDFFDLVQDSYIVSESTTVAQQLFEELYIAFTNKDYKKADKIKKEIVQMPNIPKSLRYCASLITADLKDNMLSLDQKVKDEIDRYIYQSNDWVNDNEALIIFGNSIPVLNKENLVMRMGQLLRRYKDINEFPKNIKIRISTICMNYLYDAILNRKIDKHIEECFKLINELPADDVFGLKKIIARYLSDVYNGKETYSEELRSIFIRSGMKNIADHLFI, from the coding sequence TTGAAAATTAATGAAGCGCTAAAAAAAGAAAGATTGGCTCAACATAAAACACAAGCCAGATGGATTAAAGATATAAATATGTCAGTCTCACATTATTCAGAAATAGAATCGGGATATGTAAGAAATGGAGTTAGCTCAGATATTGATAGTGAAGATTTGATTCTTTTACTGAAATCAAACCATGTTAATATCAATGATTTTTTTGATTTGGTTCAGGATTCATACATTGTTAGTGAAAGCACAACGGTAGCTCAACAACTTTTTGAGGAATTATATATTGCTTTTACGAATAAGGATTATAAAAAAGCGGATAAAATAAAAAAAGAGATAGTACAAATGCCTAATATTCCAAAATCTTTAAGATATTGCGCATCGCTTATTACTGCAGATTTAAAAGACAATATGCTGTCTTTAGATCAGAAAGTAAAGGATGAAATAGATCGATATATCTATCAATCAAATGATTGGGTAAATGATAATGAGGCTTTAATAATCTTTGGTAACTCAATTCCAGTACTTAATAAAGAAAATTTGGTTATGAGAATGGGTCAACTTTTGCGTAGGTATAAAGATATTAATGAATTTCCGAAAAATATAAAAATTAGGATTTCTACAATTTGTATGAATTATTTGTATGACGCAATTTTAAATAGAAAAATTGATAAGCATATTGAGGAATGTTTTAAATTAATTAATGAGCTCCCGGCTGACGATGTTTTTGGATTAAAAAAGATAATAGCGCGTTACCTAAGTGATGTATACAACGGAAAAGAAACATATAGCGAAGAATTAAGAAGCATTTTTATAAGAAGTGGAATGAAGAATATAGCAGATCATTTATTTATTTAA
- a CDS encoding ABC-F family ATP-binding cassette domain-containing protein: protein MIIAQGHDLEQQFGANTLFKNVNFSIDSNARIGLVGPNGAGKTTLLKIMTGQREPTQGEFTVNKGIQAGYIAQENALDEDKTIWDEMEEVFTPLINKGKKLEQLQEEIADHPEDKDLLKRYDQMQFDFEQQGGYTYPSDIKSILNGFKFPENTWQKKIGSLSGGEKTRLAFVKLLLKKPPLLLLDEPTNYLDMDTLDWLEGFLKNYAGAILVVSHDQYFLDHLANQIFELQFGTLTAFKGNYSQYIAERKLRDKQQQAAYEKQQEEIKKDEEFIQKNLVRATTTKRAQSRRKKLEKIDRIKPPKHKSKVRIHFNSERPSGKEVLILNDLTIGYSDKTMVKDISFQVNKGDRVAIIGPNGIGKSTLLKTIMKQLTPKDGSIKYGASLDIGYYDQELQRLDPSKTVLDTIWDRHKTMPERDVRSILASFLFTAKDIDKTVGQLSGGQKARLTLTVLSLEYDNFLLMDEPTNHLDIEAKEVLEEALSNYDGTLLFVSHDRYFINQLANKIVSVRDGHAKIYEGNYSYYLDEKAKQNAGLTPSQTEAVPAEPVKQVSEQKLSYQEQKQRDSQKRKLQRAVDNAEKEIEDLENQQTEIQNEMANPEIATNFDKLGPLQEKLSAVQEKLDQANDEWEKALTALDEFE from the coding sequence ATGATTATTGCACAAGGGCACGATTTAGAACAACAATTTGGTGCCAATACTCTATTTAAAAATGTTAACTTTTCAATCGATTCAAATGCACGAATTGGACTTGTTGGACCAAACGGTGCGGGAAAGACTACTTTATTAAAGATTATGACCGGTCAAAGAGAACCTACTCAAGGTGAATTTACTGTTAATAAGGGAATTCAAGCCGGTTATATTGCTCAGGAAAACGCACTGGATGAAGATAAGACGATCTGGGATGAAATGGAGGAAGTTTTCACTCCTTTAATCAATAAAGGAAAGAAGCTTGAACAACTCCAAGAAGAAATAGCGGATCATCCCGAAGATAAGGACCTCCTCAAGCGCTACGATCAAATGCAATTCGACTTTGAGCAACAAGGTGGCTATACTTATCCATCTGATATCAAGAGTATTTTGAATGGATTCAAGTTTCCTGAAAATACTTGGCAAAAGAAGATTGGCAGTCTTTCTGGTGGAGAAAAGACGCGCTTAGCTTTTGTAAAGCTGCTCCTTAAAAAGCCACCTTTGCTCTTGCTCGACGAACCTACCAACTACTTGGATATGGATACGTTGGATTGGCTAGAAGGCTTTTTGAAAAACTACGCAGGCGCAATCTTAGTTGTATCCCACGACCAGTACTTCTTAGATCACTTAGCTAACCAAATTTTCGAATTACAATTTGGAACTTTGACTGCTTTTAAAGGAAATTATTCTCAATACATTGCAGAACGCAAATTGCGCGATAAGCAACAACAAGCTGCCTATGAAAAACAACAAGAAGAAATCAAGAAGGACGAAGAATTTATCCAAAAGAACTTGGTGCGTGCCACAACTACTAAGCGTGCACAAAGTAGACGGAAAAAGCTAGAAAAAATTGACCGTATCAAGCCACCAAAGCATAAGTCTAAGGTCAGAATTCACTTTAATAGTGAACGCCCTTCAGGAAAAGAAGTCCTTATCTTGAATGATTTAACCATCGGTTATTCTGATAAAACAATGGTTAAGGACATCTCTTTCCAAGTCAACAAAGGCGATCGCGTAGCAATTATTGGACCAAACGGTATTGGTAAATCTACTTTGCTTAAAACAATTATGAAGCAATTGACGCCAAAAGATGGTTCCATTAAATATGGTGCATCCCTTGACATCGGCTACTACGACCAGGAATTGCAACGACTGGACCCTTCAAAAACCGTCCTTGATACAATTTGGGATCGCCACAAGACAATGCCTGAGCGTGATGTACGTTCAATTTTAGCTAGTTTCTTGTTCACAGCCAAGGACATCGACAAGACGGTTGGTCAATTATCCGGTGGGCAAAAGGCACGTTTGACTTTGACAGTGTTATCACTTGAATATGATAACTTCTTGCTTATGGACGAGCCCACTAACCATTTGGATATTGAAGCAAAAGAAGTTCTTGAAGAAGCTTTAAGCAATTATGATGGAACTTTACTCTTTGTTTCTCACGACCGTTACTTTATCAATCAATTAGCAAACAAGATTGTTTCTGTGCGCGATGGCCATGCCAAGATTTACGAAGGAAACTACTCCTACTATCTTGACGAAAAAGCTAAGCAAAACGCTGGTTTAACTCCTAGTCAAACTGAGGCCGTCCCAGCTGAACCGGTCAAGCAAGTTAGCGAGCAAAAGTTGTCTTACCAAGAACAGAAGCAACGTGATTCACAAAAGCGTAAGCTTCAAAGAGCCGTTGATAATGCCGAAAAAGAAATTGAAGATTTAGAAAATCAACAAACTGAGATTCAAAATGAAATGGCAAATCCTGAAATTGCCACTAACTTTGATAAGCTGGGGCCTCTGCAAGAAAAGCTGTCTGCCGTTCAAGAAAAGCTCGACCAAGCTAATGATGAATGGGAAAAGGCATTGACTGCTTTGGATGAATTTGAATAA
- a CDS encoding LytTR family DNA-binding domain-containing protein: MKVKLDINPDHQETEVTISAPEMNDQIQELYRLLQNQEKIPQIEGFKDKVSYYLNLVDILFFETDSKVVMAHTTRDAYQVKYKLYELEDILGANYMRVSKSTILNLNQIYAITRSISNCQVKFQDSYKVVYVSRHYYRDLRNRLDERRKYYEK; the protein is encoded by the coding sequence GTGAAAGTTAAATTGGACATTAATCCAGATCATCAAGAAACTGAAGTTACGATCTCGGCGCCTGAGATGAATGACCAGATTCAGGAACTTTATCGGCTTTTGCAAAATCAAGAAAAAATTCCTCAAATTGAAGGATTTAAAGATAAAGTTTCCTATTATTTGAATTTGGTAGATATCCTCTTTTTTGAAACTGATAGTAAGGTAGTGATGGCTCACACGACTAGGGATGCTTATCAGGTCAAGTATAAGCTTTACGAACTTGAAGATATTTTGGGTGCTAACTACATGCGCGTTTCAAAATCGACTATTCTTAACTTGAATCAGATTTACGCAATTACGAGGTCGATTTCAAATTGCCAGGTAAAATTTCAAGATTCTTATAAGGTAGTTTATGTATCGCGTCATTATTATCGTGATCTGCGTAATCGACTAGACGAAAGAAGGAAGTACTATGAGAAATAA
- a CDS encoding YxeA family protein: protein MLKKLWEFRSIIVVVILGCLLISHTAVFDRFNPFISETVSYAQVPTGTQKYKNVKIYNHKITKLKSYRLHNVGGYDPSREYISIRHRGQYVKSIKYISKKDFVNKVK from the coding sequence ATGTTAAAGAAACTTTGGGAATTTAGAAGTATCATCGTAGTAGTAATCTTAGGTTGCCTATTAATAAGTCATACGGCAGTTTTTGATAGATTTAATCCGTTTATTTCTGAAACTGTGAGTTATGCTCAAGTACCTACGGGAACGCAAAAGTATAAAAATGTAAAAATATATAATCATAAAATCACCAAGCTAAAATCATACCGACTTCACAATGTTGGTGGATATGATCCATCAAGAGAATATATTTCGATTAGGCATAGGGGCCAATATGTGAAATCGATTAAATATATATCTAAGAAAGACTTTGTAAATAAGGTAAAATAA
- a CDS encoding ABC transporter ATP-binding protein, with the protein MIAIKVENLTKKYGERIILNKINFTINEGEFVAIVGPSGAGKSTVLNILGMLEKPTSGEVYLSNQKLPSINSRKATILRRNKINYLFQSYALISDLTVLQNLQIAVKFNKESSRIINQKIDKVLEDLDIVPLKNSRVNTLSGGEQQRVALARCILKPGNLVLADEPTGALDPSRAEEAFDQIKLLRDHYHKTIIMVTHNMEEAEKTDRILDLNRL; encoded by the coding sequence ATGATAGCAATCAAGGTAGAAAACTTAACTAAAAAATATGGAGAGCGAATTATATTAAATAAGATAAACTTTACTATTAATGAGGGTGAGTTCGTGGCAATTGTTGGTCCATCCGGAGCAGGTAAGTCAACTGTGCTTAATATTTTAGGGATGCTTGAAAAGCCAACCAGTGGGGAAGTTTATTTGTCTAATCAAAAATTGCCTTCAATCAACAGTCGAAAAGCTACCATATTACGTAGAAATAAGATTAATTATCTTTTTCAGTCATATGCTCTAATTAGTGATTTGACAGTTTTACAGAATTTACAAATTGCAGTGAAATTTAATAAAGAAAGTTCGCGGATTATAAATCAAAAAATTGATAAGGTATTGGAAGATTTAGATATAGTACCATTAAAAAATAGTCGAGTGAACACTTTGTCTGGAGGGGAACAACAAAGAGTGGCCTTAGCTCGTTGTATTTTAAAACCAGGAAATTTAGTGTTAGCCGATGAACCTACGGGTGCCCTTGATCCGTCGAGAGCTGAAGAAGCATTTGATCAAATTAAACTTTTAAGGGATCATTATCACAAAACTATTATTATGGTTACGCATAATATGGAAGAAGCTGAGAAAACTGATCGCATACTTGATTTGAATAGATTATGA
- the tsaD gene encoding tRNA (adenosine(37)-N6)-threonylcarbamoyltransferase complex transferase subunit TsaD, producing MSEKKDVRILAYESSCDETSTAVIKNGREIESLIVATQIKSHQRFGGVVPEVASRHHIEVISQITKEALKEAGTTWDDIDAIAVTYGPGLVGALLIGVSAAKAASMATGIPLIGVDHIMGHIMAAQLKDEIEYPALALQVSGGHTEIVLLKDPTHFEIIGDTRDDAAGEAYDKIGRVLGVNYPAGKTIDKWAHEGKDTFNFPRAMMEDDDYDFSFSGLKSAFINTCHHADQIHQELNKYDLAASFQAAVIDVLAHKTIRAIKQYKPKTFIMGGGVAANQGLRDRMSEEIAKLPKDEQPKVILPDLKLCGDNAAMIGAAAYNLYNEGKFADLTLNADPSLELPYANSMLN from the coding sequence TTGAGTGAAAAAAAGGACGTTCGAATTTTAGCTTATGAAAGTTCATGTGACGAAACTTCAACTGCAGTCATTAAAAACGGACGCGAAATTGAAAGTTTAATTGTTGCAACCCAAATTAAGAGTCACCAACGTTTTGGTGGGGTAGTGCCGGAAGTTGCTAGTCGTCACCATATTGAAGTGATTAGTCAAATTACTAAGGAAGCTTTAAAAGAAGCTGGTACTACTTGGGATGACATTGATGCTATTGCAGTAACTTATGGACCAGGTTTAGTTGGGGCACTTTTGATTGGAGTTAGTGCTGCCAAAGCTGCTTCTATGGCAACTGGAATTCCATTAATTGGGGTTGATCACATCATGGGGCACATTATGGCAGCTCAATTAAAGGATGAAATTGAATATCCAGCTTTAGCCTTGCAAGTTTCTGGTGGTCACACTGAAATTGTATTATTGAAAGATCCAACCCATTTTGAAATTATTGGTGATACTCGCGATGATGCGGCTGGTGAAGCTTATGACAAGATCGGCCGAGTGCTTGGTGTGAATTATCCAGCGGGTAAGACGATTGATAAGTGGGCTCATGAAGGAAAAGATACCTTCAACTTCCCACGTGCGATGATGGAAGATGATGATTATGACTTTTCATTCTCAGGTTTAAAGAGTGCCTTCATCAATACTTGCCACCATGCCGATCAAATTCACCAAGAATTGAACAAGTATGATTTGGCAGCAAGTTTCCAAGCTGCGGTAATTGATGTGCTTGCTCATAAGACGATTCGTGCAATCAAGCAATACAAGCCTAAGACTTTCATCATGGGCGGTGGAGTTGCGGCTAACCAAGGTTTGCGTGATCGCATGAGTGAAGAAATTGCTAAGTTACCTAAGGATGAACAACCAAAGGTGATTCTGCCAGATCTTAAGCTCTGCGGTGACAATGCAGCCATGATCGGAGCTGCTGCTTACAACTTGTATAATGAAGGCAAGTTTGCAGACTTAACTTTGAATGCAGATCCATCACTTGAACTTCCATATGCAAATAGCATGTTGAATTAA
- a CDS encoding redox-sensing transcriptional repressor Rex produces the protein MEKIKIPKATAKRLPLYYRYLIILNEEGKDKVSSTELSEAVQVDSASIRRDFSYFGALGKRGYGYDVKNLLKFFKKILNQDTLTNVALVGVGNLGRALLNYNFKRSNNIRISCAFDINKDITGKILSGVPVYDMSELKKQLSDQQISIAILTVPSSSAQVTTNEMVEAGVKGIMNFTPIRLSAPSTVRVQNVDLATELQTLIYFLDSEKENDND, from the coding sequence ATGGAAAAAATAAAAATTCCTAAGGCAACAGCCAAACGCTTGCCACTTTACTACCGCTACCTTATTATCCTTAATGAAGAGGGGAAAGACAAGGTATCTTCCACAGAATTATCTGAAGCTGTACAAGTAGATAGTGCATCAATCAGACGAGACTTTTCATATTTTGGTGCTTTAGGTAAACGTGGCTACGGTTATGATGTAAAGAATCTCTTAAAATTCTTTAAAAAGATCTTGAATCAAGATACTTTAACTAATGTAGCATTAGTTGGGGTTGGTAATTTAGGTAGAGCGCTACTTAACTATAATTTTAAGCGTAGCAATAATATTCGAATTTCATGTGCCTTTGATATCAATAAGGACATTACTGGTAAGATTTTAAGTGGTGTACCAGTCTATGACATGAGCGAATTAAAGAAGCAATTGAGTGATCAACAAATTTCAATTGCAATTTTAACAGTTCCTTCCAGCTCAGCTCAAGTTACAACTAATGAAATGGTTGAAGCTGGAGTGAAGGGAATTATGAACTTTACGCCAATTCGTCTTTCCGCACCATCAACTGTACGTGTTCAAAACGTGGACTTAGCTACTGAATTACAAACTTTAATTTATTTCCTTGATTCGGAAAAGGAAAACGATAACGATTAA
- the tsaB gene encoding tRNA (adenosine(37)-N6)-threonylcarbamoyltransferase complex dimerization subunit type 1 TsaB: MKILSVSTATSNLSVALNENEKIIVEKNEHDERNHSEHLDPLINEILVDHNLTLKDIDRFAVAIGPGSYTGLRIGITTVKMFGSILNKEVVGVSTLQALAKSVTDNDTVIIAGLDARNENYFAGGYVLDENQIPVNVIADGHYHIDVLLENVKAYIENSDYKKIIFVGNGFEKQDELIKELDIQYSYGTDEQNIVHAGLIGQLAIEEEPVDPDKLLPRYLRRTQAEVDWHKRTGNPFGPDSDYVEEV; this comes from the coding sequence ATGAAAATCTTGAGTGTATCAACTGCTACAAGTAATTTGAGTGTAGCTTTGAATGAGAATGAAAAAATAATTGTTGAGAAGAATGAACACGATGAGAGAAACCATAGTGAACATTTAGATCCATTAATTAATGAAATTTTGGTCGATCACAACTTAACTTTAAAAGATATTGATCGTTTTGCAGTTGCAATTGGCCCTGGTTCTTACACTGGTTTAAGAATTGGAATTACTACTGTGAAAATGTTCGGCAGTATTTTAAATAAAGAAGTTGTCGGAGTCTCAACTCTTCAAGCTTTGGCAAAATCAGTAACTGATAACGACACCGTGATTATTGCAGGTCTTGATGCCAGAAACGAAAATTATTTTGCTGGTGGATATGTTTTAGATGAAAATCAAATCCCAGTTAATGTAATTGCAGATGGCCATTATCATATTGATGTTTTATTGGAAAATGTTAAAGCCTATATTGAAAATTCAGACTATAAGAAGATCATTTTTGTAGGAAATGGCTTTGAAAAACAAGATGAATTAATTAAGGAACTCGATATTCAGTATAGCTATGGTACTGATGAACAAAACATAGTTCACGCTGGATTAATTGGTCAACTTGCAATTGAAGAAGAACCAGTTGATCCAGATAAACTGTTACCTCGCTACTTACGTCGTACGCAAGCTGAAGTTGACTGGCATAAGAGGACTGGTAATCCGTTTGGGCCAGATAGTGATTATGTTGAAGAAGTTTAA
- a CDS encoding acyl-[acyl-carrier-protein] thioesterase, whose product MKYSENHTIEFSECDENQRLKLPAMVDLLMQVSEHQLENGAAGTNDLMKRGLGWVVTQYHFDIQSLPHPQEQVVLSTEASGYNRFFEYRDFEIATSDGEALVTAQSQWVLFDIKNRKMVPTDEELMQRFGAPELKKMPRFPRLRAQKEYDSSRKYRVRYDDLDTNHHLTNGHYFNWFIDMFDRDFLKDHVVKTIDLKFDREVRYGETPLSLIKIENEDQIKSYHAIEDEQGNEQAICELIWRKND is encoded by the coding sequence ATGAAATATAGTGAAAATCATACAATTGAATTTAGTGAATGTGATGAAAATCAACGCTTAAAGTTACCGGCTATGGTTGATTTATTAATGCAGGTTTCTGAGCATCAATTAGAAAATGGCGCAGCTGGAACGAACGATTTGATGAAAAGAGGTCTGGGCTGGGTAGTAACTCAATATCATTTTGATATTCAGAGTTTGCCTCATCCGCAAGAGCAAGTGGTATTAAGTACTGAAGCAAGTGGCTATAATCGCTTTTTTGAATATCGTGATTTTGAAATTGCAACGTCCGATGGGGAAGCTTTAGTCACTGCACAGAGTCAATGGGTGCTATTTGATATTAAAAATAGAAAAATGGTGCCAACTGATGAAGAATTAATGCAAAGATTTGGTGCACCTGAACTTAAAAAGATGCCACGGTTTCCACGTTTAAGAGCACAAAAAGAATATGATTCAAGTCGAAAATATCGCGTTCGTTATGATGATTTAGACACAAATCATCATTTAACTAATGGTCATTACTTTAATTGGTTTATTGATATGTTTGATCGCGATTTCTTGAAAGATCATGTAGTAAAAACGATTGATTTAAAGTTTGATCGTGAAGTACGCTATGGAGAAACTCCGCTTTCTCTTATAAAAATTGAAAATGAAGATCAAATCAAGTCATATCATGCGATTGAAGATGAGCAGGGTAATGAGCAAGCAATTTGCGAGCTTATTTGGCGAAAAAATGATTAA
- a CDS encoding Rgg/GadR/MutR family transcriptional regulator codes for MINSFGKTFKKLRTGQNITLQKATSNINGLSPSRLSHWENEGGNMPLEKLDQLLYNIHVLPTEFAEQTALRFSNPFALKFKQAFKANDIPKLRQLATQQLKVYEQTQDDADFFLSALGCNFYFLKTNKNLFSPSAKQKLTSILLKAKVWNNYYLTAFGNATNLLDTKTIYKISNRIIANFDQIKADGDTNHLFALGALLNTTTTLLLADPQLAKKLLEKINKLEIPSLDHYTGLYKKFLQHLINYRFTHREQDLKLATKAIDIANFIDRPDTADEFQNILSQVLRVSK; via the coding sequence ATGATAAATTCTTTTGGAAAAACATTTAAAAAACTACGTACTGGTCAAAATATAACTTTACAAAAAGCAACAAGCAACATTAATGGGCTTTCTCCTTCCCGTCTCTCCCATTGGGAAAACGAAGGAGGTAATATGCCCTTAGAAAAACTAGATCAACTTCTTTACAATATTCATGTCTTACCTACTGAATTTGCAGAACAGACAGCTCTAAGATTCTCTAATCCATTTGCCTTAAAGTTTAAGCAAGCTTTTAAAGCTAACGATATTCCGAAGCTACGCCAATTAGCTACTCAACAACTGAAAGTTTATGAGCAAACACAAGATGATGCCGATTTCTTCCTTAGCGCACTTGGTTGTAATTTCTATTTTCTAAAAACTAATAAAAATCTATTTTCTCCAAGCGCTAAACAAAAACTAACCTCAATTCTTTTAAAGGCAAAAGTTTGGAATAATTACTATCTTACTGCTTTTGGAAATGCAACTAATTTACTGGATACCAAAACAATTTACAAAATTAGTAATAGAATTATCGCTAATTTTGATCAAATTAAAGCTGATGGCGACACAAATCATCTTTTTGCGCTAGGTGCTCTCTTAAACACAACCACCACGTTGCTCCTTGCTGATCCTCAATTAGCTAAAAAGCTACTTGAAAAAATAAATAAATTAGAAATTCCATCGCTAGATCACTATACTGGCTTATACAAAAAGTTTTTGCAACACTTAATCAATTATCGCTTTACTCATCGTGAGCAGGATCTCAAATTAGCTACCAAAGCTATTGATATTGCAAACTTTATTGATCGACCAGATACAGCTGATGAATTTCAAAATATTCTTTCTCAGGTACTTAGAGTTTCTAAATGA
- a CDS encoding ATP-binding cassette domain-containing protein, which produces MLKIEHLNKKFGKKEVLKDVSLTLSPGQRIHIIGKNGSGKSTIFKIITGILKQNDGTVEIGTDDVIGAVIENPGFLEYESSLENLKFLAELNHDYDEKLVKELMEEFSLDPEDSQPVSRYSIGMRQKLGIIQAIMENQNIVLLDEPTRGIDKEGIETFVKILGQLKEQKRAVIIASHDDISNLVYDRELKLKDGVLVEEK; this is translated from the coding sequence ATGTTGAAGATAGAACATTTAAATAAAAAGTTTGGTAAAAAGGAAGTCTTGAAAGACGTCTCCCTTACTCTTAGTCCCGGCCAGAGAATTCATATTATTGGTAAAAACGGCTCAGGCAAATCAACAATCTTTAAGATTATCACCGGCATATTGAAGCAGAATGATGGCACAGTTGAAATTGGGACAGATGATGTAATTGGTGCCGTGATTGAAAATCCAGGATTTTTAGAATATGAATCTAGTCTTGAAAATTTGAAATTTTTAGCTGAACTAAATCATGACTATGATGAAAAATTAGTAAAAGAATTAATGGAAGAATTCTCTTTGGATCCTGAGGATAGTCAGCCAGTTTCTAGATATTCGATCGGAATGCGTCAAAAGTTAGGCATTATTCAGGCGATTATGGAAAATCAGAATATCGTTTTGTTAGATGAACCAACGCGCGGAATTGATAAAGAAGGTATTGAGACCTTTGTGAAAATACTTGGGCAACTTAAAGAGCAAAAGCGCGCTGTCATCATCGCAAGTCATGATGATATTTCTAACTTGGTTTATGATCGAGAATTAAAACTAAAAGATGGTGTCTTAGTTGAAGAAAAATAG
- the rimI gene encoding ribosomal protein S18-alanine N-acetyltransferase, with protein sequence MLKKFKLLNQFFHPEENKVDMSFSPFITTIGGLTLQVMQAGDENIPDLLVLERQVYSGHTPWSKFSFETELRKRKNSLYLVVYHASDLVAFIGARFNPREAHITNIAVSPKYQNKHIGTYLMQWMINRARKTNCEVVSLEVKIDNNIAQKLYSSLGFKSTFIRKDYYKDTHTDALNMVLWLKPHRVKKRKFTF encoded by the coding sequence ATGTTGAAGAAGTTTAAATTATTAAATCAATTCTTTCATCCAGAAGAAAATAAAGTTGATATGAGTTTTTCTCCGTTTATTACAACGATTGGAGGACTTACTCTACAGGTAATGCAAGCTGGGGATGAAAATATTCCTGATTTGCTTGTTTTGGAGCGTCAAGTTTATTCTGGTCATACTCCATGGAGCAAGTTTTCTTTTGAAACGGAATTAAGAAAAAGAAAAAATTCTCTTTATTTAGTCGTTTATCACGCCTCAGATTTAGTGGCATTTATTGGTGCGCGCTTTAATCCGCGTGAGGCTCATATTACTAATATTGCAGTGTCGCCAAAGTATCAAAATAAGCATATTGGTACCTACTTGATGCAATGGATGATTAATCGGGCAAGAAAAACCAATTGCGAAGTCGTTAGTTTAGAAGTCAAAATTGACAATAATATTGCCCAAAAATTGTATAGTTCGTTAGGATTTAAATCTACATTTATCAGAAAAGATTATTATAAAGATACTCATACTGATGCATTAAATATGGTGTTATGGCTGAAGCCACATCGAGTTAAGAAAAGGAAGTTTACATTTTGA
- a CDS encoding folate family ECF transporter S component — protein MKTKNLVHLELRDLILLGIIIAMKVILAQFSFGPAMVKVGLGFIGSVMLGYIFGPIWGSVGGGISDLVSSAIFGNQGGFFIGFTLTAMVGPLIYGLFFYNKEVKIWRIIAATILVTVIVNIGMNTLWLHLLYGVDFKVALIQRLPKETIIPWIQMVITYFVLQAISRVKMYK, from the coding sequence ATGAAGACAAAAAATTTAGTTCATTTAGAATTACGTGACTTAATCCTTTTAGGAATTATTATTGCGATGAAGGTAATCCTAGCTCAATTTTCTTTTGGACCCGCAATGGTGAAAGTTGGTCTGGGCTTCATTGGAAGTGTCATGTTGGGATACATTTTTGGTCCTATCTGGGGAAGTGTTGGTGGTGGAATTAGCGATTTAGTATCATCAGCAATTTTTGGTAATCAAGGCGGCTTCTTCATTGGGTTTACTTTAACCGCGATGGTTGGACCACTTATTTATGGACTCTTTTTCTACAATAAAGAAGTCAAAATTTGGCGAATAATTGCAGCTACTATCCTTGTTACAGTAATTGTAAACATTGGGATGAATACCCTTTGGCTTCATTTATTGTATGGAGTAGATTTTAAGGTGGCATTAATTCAAAGATTACCCAAGGAAACCATTATTCCTTGGATACAAATGGTAATCACTTACTTTGTTTTGCAAGCCATTTCTCGTGTTAAAATGTATAAGTAG